Below is a window of Streptomyces sp. NBC_01429 DNA.
TGTCTGTACGGGCCGGGCGGCCAGCAGGACGACGAGCGTGGCCATCAGCCCGCCGAGCACCAGGCCCACCGCGACGTCGTGCGGGTAGTGCACCCCGACGAAGACCCGGGAGAACGCCATCAGGATCGCCATGGGCACGGTGAGATAGGCGAGCACGGGACGGGCCAGGGCGAGCGCGATGGCGGCGCCCCCGGCGATGGTGGAGTGATTGCTCGGGAACGACCAGTCGCCGACCGGCGGGCAGGCGACGAGCGACGCTCCCGCGCCCACGACCGCGCGGCACGGCCTGTCCTCGGTGAAGAAGGTCTTGAGCACCTCACTGCACACATAGGCGACGGCTGTCGCCAGCGGAGCGAGAACCGCCACGGCCACGGCGCGCGTGCCGGAG
It encodes the following:
- a CDS encoding phosphatase PAP2 family protein, whose product is MDSSATSDLYLDITDFARTTPSWFQHLAELWTEAGLLLFGVLFVAVWWFARPSGTRAVAVAVLAPLATAVAYVCSEVLKTFFTEDRPCRAVVGAGASLVACPPVGDWSFPSNHSTIAGGAAIALALARPVLAYLTVPMAILMAFSRVFVGVHYPHDVAVGLVLGGLMATLVVLLAARPVQTLVGTMRTSKSGLALWLAGTGERVGVERGRHSAGRR